In the Helicobacter typhlonius genome, one interval contains:
- the murI gene encoding glutamate racemase — MRAGVFDSGVGGLSVLKSLINAKFFDEIIYYGDTARVPYGVKDKQTIVRFSLEALDFFAPHNIDILIVACNTVSAYALKEMQAKSKIPIVGVIEPGVLAVQNKLTHTDSQILVIATRATINSGEYEVRLRKIGFWNLKSLATGLFVPMVEEGILEGVVLESVFEHYFSQITTPPKAIILGCTHFPLIAPALSAYFKHQSILIHSGEAIVEYLQSHLNLTSQGDLKSLQFYASENPAMLTKIAQKWLN; from the coding sequence GTGAGAGCAGGGGTTTTTGATAGTGGCGTGGGTGGCTTGAGTGTGTTAAAAAGCCTTATCAACGCGAAATTTTTTGATGAAATTATTTATTATGGCGATACTGCGCGTGTGCCTTATGGTGTGAAAGATAAGCAAACTATCGTGCGCTTTTCACTCGAAGCCCTTGATTTTTTTGCTCCGCATAATATTGATATCCTCATTGTCGCGTGCAACACCGTGAGTGCCTATGCACTCAAAGAAATGCAGGCAAAGAGCAAGATTCCAATTGTTGGCGTGATTGAACCAGGCGTATTAGCCGTGCAAAACAAGCTCACACACACAGATTCACAAATCCTAGTCATTGCCACACGCGCGACAATCAATTCTGGCGAATATGAAGTAAGGCTACGCAAAATTGGGTTTTGGAATCTTAAAAGTTTAGCCACCGGGCTTTTTGTGCCTATGGTGGAGGAGGGAATTTTAGAAGGTGTAGTGCTTGAAAGTGTGTTTGAACATTATTTTAGTCAAATCACAACGCCACCAAAGGCTATTATTCTAGGTTGCACGCACTTTCCCCTTATCGCACCCGCCTTAAGTGCGTATTTCAAGCACCAAAGCATACTTATCCATTCAGGTGAAGCAATTGTAGAATATTTACAATCTCATCTCAACCTTACTTCTCAAGGCGATTTGAAATCCCTGCAATTTTATGCGAGTGAAAACCCCGCTATGCTTACCAAAATTGCACAAAAATGGTTAAATTAA
- the rho gene encoding transcription termination factor Rho, whose product MADNKRTHTPVEGYQLDELRTKGIKQLIGIAEEVGVENPSDYRRQDLIFEILKAQVNQGGYILFSGILEITNEGYGFLRALTESLADSQNDTYVSQSQIRRFALRNGDIVTGQVRPPKDQERYYALLRIEAINYMSLEEIKNRPLFDNLTPLFPQTQLKLEYEQGKVTGRMLDLFSPIGKGQRALIVAPPRTGKTELMKELAHGIAKNHPEVELMVLLVDERPEEVTDMERSVKGQVFSSTFDMPATNHIRVADLVIESAKRKVEMGKDVVILLDSITRLARAYNAATPSSGKVLSGGVDANALHKPKRFFGAARNIEQGGSLTIIATALIETGSRMDEVIFEEFKGTGNSEIVLARSIADRRIYPAFDVLKSGTRKDDLLLGKDNLTKVWMLRNVMHTMDDIEALTFIYSKMKQTRDNEEFLNMMNAQE is encoded by the coding sequence GAGAATCCTAGCGACTACCGCAGACAGGATTTGATTTTTGAGATATTAAAAGCTCAAGTCAATCAAGGTGGTTACATACTCTTTTCGGGTATTTTGGAAATCACAAACGAGGGTTATGGATTTTTACGCGCACTGACTGAAAGCTTAGCAGATAGTCAAAATGATACTTATGTGTCACAATCACAAATCCGCCGATTTGCCTTGCGCAATGGCGATATTGTAACCGGGCAGGTGCGCCCACCAAAAGACCAAGAGCGCTATTATGCCCTATTGAGAATCGAGGCAATTAACTATATGTCGCTTGAGGAGATCAAGAATCGTCCGCTTTTTGATAACCTCACTCCGCTTTTTCCGCAAACACAACTTAAGCTTGAATACGAGCAAGGCAAGGTTACCGGCAGAATGCTAGATTTGTTTAGTCCTATCGGCAAAGGACAGCGCGCACTTATTGTTGCTCCTCCGCGTACAGGTAAAACGGAACTGATGAAAGAACTTGCCCACGGCATTGCAAAAAATCACCCAGAAGTGGAACTTATGGTGCTTCTAGTCGATGAGCGTCCAGAGGAAGTTACCGATATGGAACGCAGTGTGAAGGGGCAGGTCTTTAGCTCCACATTTGATATGCCAGCAACAAATCATATTCGTGTAGCTGATCTGGTGATAGAAAGCGCGAAGCGGAAGGTGGAAATGGGTAAAGATGTGGTGATACTCCTTGATTCTATTACACGCCTCGCTCGTGCATATAATGCTGCTACTCCCTCGAGTGGCAAGGTGCTAAGCGGAGGTGTAGATGCAAATGCCTTACATAAGCCCAAACGTTTTTTTGGTGCGGCGCGTAATATCGAGCAAGGTGGAAGCCTCACAATTATTGCTACTGCACTTATTGAAACGGGCTCGAGAATGGACGAAGTCATTTTTGAGGAGTTTAAGGGCACAGGTAATAGTGAAATTGTCCTTGCGCGTTCAATCGCTGACCGCAGAATCTACCCAGCCTTTGATGTATTAAAGAGTGGCACACGCAAAGATGATTTACTACTTGGCAAAGATAATCTTACAAAAGTGTGGATGCTCCGCAATGTAATGCACACAATGGACGACATAGAAGCCCTCACTTTTATCTACTCCAAAATGAAGCAAACACGCGATAATGAAGAGTTTTTAAATATGATGAATGCACAGGAATAA